In Oryza sativa Japonica Group chromosome 11, ASM3414082v1, the following are encoded in one genomic region:
- the LOC4350541 gene encoding probable LRR receptor-like serine/threonine-protein kinase At3g47570 isoform X1, whose translation MSTMFASLLLILLHVLQSVSTSTMEYHNTTDENILLAFKAGLSNQSDVLSSWKKSTDFCQWPGVLCSLKHKHRVTVLNLSSESLAGTISPSIGNLTFLKILDLSGNNLDGEIPSSIGRLARLQFLDLSNNSLHGDITSDLKNCTSLQGISLKSNYLTGEIPAWLGALPSLKLIYLQKNSFTGSIPTSLANLSSLQEIYLTMNQLEGTIPEGFGRLSGLKNIHLGVNHLSGMIPTSIFNISSLSCFGVPMNQLHGLLPSDLGIHLPKLQYLLLGYNHFTGSLPASIANSTEIYSLDISFNNFSGSIPPEIGTLCPDFLSFDTNQLIATTAEDWKFMTFLTNCTRLRILDLQDNMLGGVLPTSVSNLSAQLQLLYVGFNKISGNIPFGISNLVGLNQLQLANNQFTGTLPDNIGRLSFLHLLGIENNLLTGFIPSSVGNLTQLLRLSMDNNMLEGPLPTSIGNLQKITLALFARNKFTGPLPREIFNLSSLSYALVLSGNYFVGPLPPEVGSLTNLAYLYISSNNLSGPLPNELSNCQSLIDLRLDQNLFSGNIPETLSKLRGLTSLTLTKNTLSGVIPQELGLMDGMKELYLAHNNLSGHIPVSIGNMTSLNRLDLSFNHLDGEVPSKGVLSNMTGFVFNGNLGLCGGIPELGLPPCPPVSMGHSLRKSHLVFRVVIPIVGTILFLSLMLAIFVLRKKPKAQSKKTIGFQLIDDKYPRVSYAELVQGTNGFATDSLMGRGRYGSVYKCGLLLKSMMTTVAVKVFDLQQSGSSKSFLAECEALSKIRHRNLINVITCCSSTDIKQNDFKAIVFEFMPNGSLDRWLHLDVTASQPPQGLTLIQRLNIAVDVADALDYLHNNCDPPIVHCDLKPSNILLDEDLVAHVGDFGLAKILADSEGEQPINSKSSIGIRGTIGYVAPEYGEGGQVSPCGDAYSFGIVILELFTGMVPTHDMFRDGLTLQKHVKNVFPGILMKIVDPILLSIEGVYTSNLPPGRNAMEHMNHAILSIMKIALSCSRQAPTERMRIRDAAADLRRVRDSHVRGNEEHLELCSDVTNLASA comes from the exons A TGTCAACTATGTTTGCCTCTCTTCTGTTGATTCTGCTGCATGTGCTCCAATCAGTGTCGACATCGACAATGGAATATCATAACACAACTGATGAGAACATCTTGCTAGCATTCAAGGCAGGCCTAAGCAACCAGAGTGATGTCCTATCTTCATGGAAAAAAAGCACAGATTTCTGTCAGTGGCCAGGTGTGCTTTGCAGCCTTAAGCATAAACACAGGGTCACAGTGCTTAACCTCTCCTCAGAGAGCCTTGCTGGCACAATCTCCCCTTCCATTGGGAACCTCACATTCTTGAAAATTTTAGACCTCAGTGGGAACAATTTGGATGGTGAAATACCTTCATCAATTGGCCGTCTAGCTCGATTACAATTTCTTGATTTGTCCAACAACTCACTCCATGGCGACATAACCTCTGACTTGAAAAACTGCACCAGTCTTCAGGGCATCAGTCTTAAATCAAACTACCTCACCGGAGAAATCCCTGCTTGGCTTGGAGCCCTACCAAGTCTCAAGCTCATATACCTGCAGAAGAACAGCTTCACTGGATCCATCCCGACCTCCCTTGCGAACCTCTCGTCGCTGCAAGAAATCTATCTCACCATGAATCAACTTGAGGGCACCATCCCTGAGGGTTTTGGTAGGCTCAGTGGTCTCAAGAACATTCATCTGGGTGTAAACCACCTCTCAGGCATGATCCCAACAAGCATCTTTAATATTTCCTCGCTAAGTTGCTTCGGTGTACCCATGAACCAGTTGCATGGTTTGCTCCCCTCTGACTTGGGGATTCACCTACCAAAGCTCCAGTACCTCCTCCTAGGCTATAACCACTTTACAGGAAGCCTTCCAGCCTCTATCGCCAATTCAACTGAGATATATTCCCTCGACATATCGTTCAACAACTTCAGTGGAAGCATACCTCCAGAGATTGGAACACTTTGCCCAGACTTCCTCTCATTTGATACAAATCAGCTCATAGCAACTACTGCTGAAGACTGGAAATTCATGACATTCTTGACAAACTGCACACGCCTGCGTATTCTTGACCTCCAGGACAACATGCTAGGTGGCGTGCTGCCAACCTCTGTTTCCAACCTTTCAGCACAACTCCAACTACTATATGTTGGATTCAACAAGATCTCAGGAAATATACCATTTGGCATCAGCAACCTGGTTGGGCTAAATCAATTGCAACTCGCTAATAACCAATTTACTGGTACCTTGCCTGATAACATTGGAAGGCTAAGTTTTCTACATCTCTTGGGCATCGAAAATAACCTATTGACAGGGTTCATTCCATCATCAGTGGGGAATTTAACACAGCTCTTACGTCTTTCCATGGATAACAACATGCTTGAGGGACCTCTCCCAACAAGCATAGGGAACCTGCAGAAGATAACTCTAGCCTTATTTGCACGCAATAAATTTACAGGACCATTGCCCAGAGAGATCTTTAACTTATCTTCCCTGTCATATGCTCTGGTTTTGTCAGGGAACTATTTTGTTGGTCCTCTTCCTCCTGAAGTTGGCAGCTTGACAAATCTTGCATACTTGTACATATCCAGCAACAACTTATCAGGGCCACTACCTAACGAACTTAGTAATTGCCAAAGCTTGATAGACCTCCGGTTGGACCAAAACTTATTCAGTGGTAACATCCCAGAAACTCTCAGCAAACTGCGGGGCTTGACATCGCTGACTTTAACCAAAAACACACTCTCAGGAGTGATTCCTCAAGAGTTGGGCCTCATGGATGGCATGAAAGAATTGTATCTTGCACACAACAACTTATCTGGTCATATCCCAGTAAGCATTGGAAACATGACATCATTGAACCGTCTAGATCTCTCTTTCAACCATCTTGATGGTGAAGTTCCATCAAAGGGAGTGCTCAGTAACATGACAGGGTTCGTATTTAATGGGAATTTGGGGCTCTGCGGTGGTATCCCAGAATTAGGCTTGCCCCCATGTCCGCCAGTGTCCATGGGACACAGCCTAAGGAAAAGTCATCTTGTCTTCAGAgtagttatcccaattgttgGCACCATTCTGTTCTTAAGTTTGATGCTTGCTATCTTTGTCTTAAGAAAGAAACCAAAAGCTCAATCTAAAAAGACAATAGGATTTCAATTGATAGATGATAAGTATCCTAGAGTTTCTTATGCTGAGTTGGTCCAAGGAACAAATGGCTTTGCCACAGACAGCTTGATGGGAAGAGGAAGATACGGATCAGTGTATAAGTGTGGTTTGCTGCTAAAAAGTATGATGACCACGGTTGCTGTGAAAGTGTTTGATCTTCAACAATCTGGTTCTTCCAAAAGTTTTCTAGCTGAGTGTGAGGCACTAAGTAAGATCCGCCATCGTAATTTGATTAATGTCATAACTTGCTGTTCAAGCACTGATATAAAGCAGAATGACTTCAAGGCCATTGTTTTTGAGTTCATGCCTAATGGGAGCCTGGATAGGTGGTTACATCTAGATGTGACGGCATCACAACCACCACAAGGTTTGACACTGATCCAGAGATTGAACATTGCCGTTGATGTTGCTGATGCACTAGATTATTTGCACAACAACTGCGATCCACCCATAGTTCACTGTGACTTGAAGCCAAGTAACATTCTTCTTGATGAAGATTTAGTTGCTCATGTTGGTGACTTCGGCCTTGCAAAGATTCTTGCTGATTCAGAAGGTGAACAACCGATTAATTCAAAGAGCTCTATTGGAATACGAGGAACGATTGGATATGTCGCTCCAG AGTATGGGGAAGGCGGGCAAGTTTCTCCCTGTGGAGACGCGTACAGCTTTGGAATTGTCATCCTCGAGCTGTTTACAGGCATGGTACCTACTCATGACATGTTCAGAGATGGGTTAACCTTGCAGAAGCATGTCAAGAACGTATTTCCAGGAATTCTTATGAAGATTGTCGATCCAATACTACTGTCTATTGAAGGAGTTTATACAAGTAATTTGCCCCCTGGAAGAAATGCAATGGAACATATGAACCATGCCATATTGTCTATCATGaaaatagctctctcatgcagCAGACAGGCACCAACAGAGAGGATGAGGATCAGAGATGCAGCAGCAGATTTGCGCAGGGTAAGGGATAGCCATGTAAGAGGAAATGAGGAGCATCTAGAACTGTGCAGTGATGTCACTAATCTAGCCAGTGCTTGA
- the LOC4350541 gene encoding probable LRR receptor-like serine/threonine-protein kinase At3g47570 isoform X2 has protein sequence MFASLLLILLHVLQSVSTSTMEYHNTTDENILLAFKAGLSNQSDVLSSWKKSTDFCQWPGVLCSLKHKHRVTVLNLSSESLAGTISPSIGNLTFLKILDLSGNNLDGEIPSSIGRLARLQFLDLSNNSLHGDITSDLKNCTSLQGISLKSNYLTGEIPAWLGALPSLKLIYLQKNSFTGSIPTSLANLSSLQEIYLTMNQLEGTIPEGFGRLSGLKNIHLGVNHLSGMIPTSIFNISSLSCFGVPMNQLHGLLPSDLGIHLPKLQYLLLGYNHFTGSLPASIANSTEIYSLDISFNNFSGSIPPEIGTLCPDFLSFDTNQLIATTAEDWKFMTFLTNCTRLRILDLQDNMLGGVLPTSVSNLSAQLQLLYVGFNKISGNIPFGISNLVGLNQLQLANNQFTGTLPDNIGRLSFLHLLGIENNLLTGFIPSSVGNLTQLLRLSMDNNMLEGPLPTSIGNLQKITLALFARNKFTGPLPREIFNLSSLSYALVLSGNYFVGPLPPEVGSLTNLAYLYISSNNLSGPLPNELSNCQSLIDLRLDQNLFSGNIPETLSKLRGLTSLTLTKNTLSGVIPQELGLMDGMKELYLAHNNLSGHIPVSIGNMTSLNRLDLSFNHLDGEVPSKGVLSNMTGFVFNGNLGLCGGIPELGLPPCPPVSMGHSLRKSHLVFRVVIPIVGTILFLSLMLAIFVLRKKPKAQSKKTIGFQLIDDKYPRVSYAELVQGTNGFATDSLMGRGRYGSVYKCGLLLKSMMTTVAVKVFDLQQSGSSKSFLAECEALSKIRHRNLINVITCCSSTDIKQNDFKAIVFEFMPNGSLDRWLHLDVTASQPPQGLTLIQRLNIAVDVADALDYLHNNCDPPIVHCDLKPSNILLDEDLVAHVGDFGLAKILADSEGEQPINSKSSIGIRGTIGYVAPEYGEGGQVSPCGDAYSFGIVILELFTGMVPTHDMFRDGLTLQKHVKNVFPGILMKIVDPILLSIEGVYTSNLPPGRNAMEHMNHAILSIMKIALSCSRQAPTERMRIRDAAADLRRVRDSHVRGNEEHLELCSDVTNLASA, from the exons ATGTTTGCCTCTCTTCTGTTGATTCTGCTGCATGTGCTCCAATCAGTGTCGACATCGACAATGGAATATCATAACACAACTGATGAGAACATCTTGCTAGCATTCAAGGCAGGCCTAAGCAACCAGAGTGATGTCCTATCTTCATGGAAAAAAAGCACAGATTTCTGTCAGTGGCCAGGTGTGCTTTGCAGCCTTAAGCATAAACACAGGGTCACAGTGCTTAACCTCTCCTCAGAGAGCCTTGCTGGCACAATCTCCCCTTCCATTGGGAACCTCACATTCTTGAAAATTTTAGACCTCAGTGGGAACAATTTGGATGGTGAAATACCTTCATCAATTGGCCGTCTAGCTCGATTACAATTTCTTGATTTGTCCAACAACTCACTCCATGGCGACATAACCTCTGACTTGAAAAACTGCACCAGTCTTCAGGGCATCAGTCTTAAATCAAACTACCTCACCGGAGAAATCCCTGCTTGGCTTGGAGCCCTACCAAGTCTCAAGCTCATATACCTGCAGAAGAACAGCTTCACTGGATCCATCCCGACCTCCCTTGCGAACCTCTCGTCGCTGCAAGAAATCTATCTCACCATGAATCAACTTGAGGGCACCATCCCTGAGGGTTTTGGTAGGCTCAGTGGTCTCAAGAACATTCATCTGGGTGTAAACCACCTCTCAGGCATGATCCCAACAAGCATCTTTAATATTTCCTCGCTAAGTTGCTTCGGTGTACCCATGAACCAGTTGCATGGTTTGCTCCCCTCTGACTTGGGGATTCACCTACCAAAGCTCCAGTACCTCCTCCTAGGCTATAACCACTTTACAGGAAGCCTTCCAGCCTCTATCGCCAATTCAACTGAGATATATTCCCTCGACATATCGTTCAACAACTTCAGTGGAAGCATACCTCCAGAGATTGGAACACTTTGCCCAGACTTCCTCTCATTTGATACAAATCAGCTCATAGCAACTACTGCTGAAGACTGGAAATTCATGACATTCTTGACAAACTGCACACGCCTGCGTATTCTTGACCTCCAGGACAACATGCTAGGTGGCGTGCTGCCAACCTCTGTTTCCAACCTTTCAGCACAACTCCAACTACTATATGTTGGATTCAACAAGATCTCAGGAAATATACCATTTGGCATCAGCAACCTGGTTGGGCTAAATCAATTGCAACTCGCTAATAACCAATTTACTGGTACCTTGCCTGATAACATTGGAAGGCTAAGTTTTCTACATCTCTTGGGCATCGAAAATAACCTATTGACAGGGTTCATTCCATCATCAGTGGGGAATTTAACACAGCTCTTACGTCTTTCCATGGATAACAACATGCTTGAGGGACCTCTCCCAACAAGCATAGGGAACCTGCAGAAGATAACTCTAGCCTTATTTGCACGCAATAAATTTACAGGACCATTGCCCAGAGAGATCTTTAACTTATCTTCCCTGTCATATGCTCTGGTTTTGTCAGGGAACTATTTTGTTGGTCCTCTTCCTCCTGAAGTTGGCAGCTTGACAAATCTTGCATACTTGTACATATCCAGCAACAACTTATCAGGGCCACTACCTAACGAACTTAGTAATTGCCAAAGCTTGATAGACCTCCGGTTGGACCAAAACTTATTCAGTGGTAACATCCCAGAAACTCTCAGCAAACTGCGGGGCTTGACATCGCTGACTTTAACCAAAAACACACTCTCAGGAGTGATTCCTCAAGAGTTGGGCCTCATGGATGGCATGAAAGAATTGTATCTTGCACACAACAACTTATCTGGTCATATCCCAGTAAGCATTGGAAACATGACATCATTGAACCGTCTAGATCTCTCTTTCAACCATCTTGATGGTGAAGTTCCATCAAAGGGAGTGCTCAGTAACATGACAGGGTTCGTATTTAATGGGAATTTGGGGCTCTGCGGTGGTATCCCAGAATTAGGCTTGCCCCCATGTCCGCCAGTGTCCATGGGACACAGCCTAAGGAAAAGTCATCTTGTCTTCAGAgtagttatcccaattgttgGCACCATTCTGTTCTTAAGTTTGATGCTTGCTATCTTTGTCTTAAGAAAGAAACCAAAAGCTCAATCTAAAAAGACAATAGGATTTCAATTGATAGATGATAAGTATCCTAGAGTTTCTTATGCTGAGTTGGTCCAAGGAACAAATGGCTTTGCCACAGACAGCTTGATGGGAAGAGGAAGATACGGATCAGTGTATAAGTGTGGTTTGCTGCTAAAAAGTATGATGACCACGGTTGCTGTGAAAGTGTTTGATCTTCAACAATCTGGTTCTTCCAAAAGTTTTCTAGCTGAGTGTGAGGCACTAAGTAAGATCCGCCATCGTAATTTGATTAATGTCATAACTTGCTGTTCAAGCACTGATATAAAGCAGAATGACTTCAAGGCCATTGTTTTTGAGTTCATGCCTAATGGGAGCCTGGATAGGTGGTTACATCTAGATGTGACGGCATCACAACCACCACAAGGTTTGACACTGATCCAGAGATTGAACATTGCCGTTGATGTTGCTGATGCACTAGATTATTTGCACAACAACTGCGATCCACCCATAGTTCACTGTGACTTGAAGCCAAGTAACATTCTTCTTGATGAAGATTTAGTTGCTCATGTTGGTGACTTCGGCCTTGCAAAGATTCTTGCTGATTCAGAAGGTGAACAACCGATTAATTCAAAGAGCTCTATTGGAATACGAGGAACGATTGGATATGTCGCTCCAG AGTATGGGGAAGGCGGGCAAGTTTCTCCCTGTGGAGACGCGTACAGCTTTGGAATTGTCATCCTCGAGCTGTTTACAGGCATGGTACCTACTCATGACATGTTCAGAGATGGGTTAACCTTGCAGAAGCATGTCAAGAACGTATTTCCAGGAATTCTTATGAAGATTGTCGATCCAATACTACTGTCTATTGAAGGAGTTTATACAAGTAATTTGCCCCCTGGAAGAAATGCAATGGAACATATGAACCATGCCATATTGTCTATCATGaaaatagctctctcatgcagCAGACAGGCACCAACAGAGAGGATGAGGATCAGAGATGCAGCAGCAGATTTGCGCAGGGTAAGGGATAGCCATGTAAGAGGAAATGAGGAGCATCTAGAACTGTGCAGTGATGTCACTAATCTAGCCAGTGCTTGA
- the LOC4350542 gene encoding uncharacterized protein has translation MGKGKVHPSPSPAAGAGEETAEAVLMRLLPAAVVAMAAGLGAEGKEVLAYLVLASMRSSSAARWGQAEVGKGGGGGGSGRVGHHAPELGCGCFGCYTAYWSRWDGSPERDRDAIHRAIEAFEDHLSRKEEEEVVGGGKGASSRRRKKRSGKDKAKAKVPPAASAGQPPPPPPNQEETSAAAAAASPPKSILDGEEEEEEEMKNTAAAAVAGAGDGGVVEEERRRRGWGVLSWKVWNLWGSH, from the coding sequence ATGGGGAAGGGCAAGGTGcacccctcgccgtcgccggcggcgggggcgggtgAGGAGACGGCGGAGGCAGTGCTGATGAGGTTGCTgcccgcggcggtggtggcgatggcggcggggctcggggcggagGGGAAGGAGGTGCTCGCGTACCTGGTGCTCGCGTCGAtgcggtcgtcgtcggcggcgaggtgggggcaggcggaggtggggaagggtggaggaggaggagggagtgggaggGTGGGACACCACGCGCCGGAGCTCGGGTGCGGCTGCTTCGGGTGCTACACGGCGTACTGGTCGCGGTGGGACGGGTCCCCCGAGCGCGACCGCGACGCGATCCACCGTGCCATCGAGGCGTTCGAGGACCACCTCTCccgcaaggaggaggaggaggtcgtcggcggcggcaagggcgcctcctcccgccgccgcaagAAGCGCAGCGGCAAGGACAAGGCCAAGGCCAAggtgccgcccgccgcctccgccggtcagccacctccgccaccgcccaaCCAGGAGgagacctccgccgccgccgccgccgcctcaccaccAAAATCGATTctcgacggggaggaggaggaagaggaagaaatgaagaacaccgccgccgctgccgtcgccggcgccggcgacggcggcgtggtggaggaggagaggaggcggcggggatgggGAGTGCTGAGCTGGAAGGTGTGGAACCTGTGGGGGTCCCACTAG